One Streptomyces sp. CG4 genomic window, TACCCGTCGCGGCCGTTGGCGCGGCCGCCGGTCGCACCACCCAGTGCGTTCATCTCGCGTCGCAACGAGGCCAGGTCGTCGGCCCGTTCCGGATGTGGCCGGGTGGCGAACAGGACAGCGCGATCCACTCCTGCTTCATCCAGCAGGTCGATGTGGGTGTGCAGGGGGTCGTGGACATGGCTGTGCGCATCGATGATCACTGACTTCTCCTGGTCAAGGCAGGGATTCGGGGGAAGTGCGACCGCGCGCCCAGTGTTGAACATTGACACCGTGGGAAGGTCAAGTTCACCGGAGAGACAGGGGCACGGATGCTGATCGGACAGTTGGCGAGGCGGACCGGGACGAGCGAGCGCCGGCTTCGCTACTACGAACGCGTCGGGCTGCTGACCCCGAGGCGGCAGGTCAACGGGTACCGCGACTACGACGACGATGCCGAGCAGACGGTCGCGCAAGTCCGCGACGCCTTGTTGGCTGCGGGACTACCGACCCATGTGATCCGGCAGGTGCTGCCCTGCGCGCTCGCCGACGGTTCACTGCGGCCATGCCCGGGAGTGGTGGACACCCTGCGCAGCCAGCTCGCCCGTCTTGATCAGCGCGCGGACGAGCTGGCCCGGGCGCGACAGACACTGCAACAGGCCATCGCGCTCGCCGAACGAGCCGGCTGACCAAAGCCGGTGCCCGAGACTGGGCGGAGCATGCGATCGCTCAATCTGCGAAGAGGATTTGGCGGCGAAGCAGGTCGAATCCGACCCGACCACAGCCATCCCTTTTGATCCGTTTCACCCTATTGACGCTGCCCTCGACCTTGCCCGAGTTCCACTCCAAGGTGAGTCCGGCGGTTACAGCGTCGAAGTCCTGCCGTAGGCCGCGGGCCAGGCACTGTAGCGGCTTCAGCCCGGTGTTCTCAGCGCGGGTGAGCCAGCTCTCAAGCTCGCTGCCGCGGCGCTCGGTCATCATCTACGCGAAGTCGCGCACACAGTCGGCGACGAATTCCAATTCCGGGCAACGGGCCAGGAGTTGCTTGAGCTTGAGCGCGTTGCCCTCGTCGGTCTTGTCGAGGTGTGCGCGGTGATCAGCCAGATGGCTTTCCGGACGGTCAGCTCCTTGGGCTTGTCGAGTGCGGGTTTGCCGCTGGCCCTGATCTGTTCCAAGTGACGGCGGACAGTCCGCTTGCTGCCGCGGTAGCCGAGCTCGACGATCTCCGCATGAAGCCGTGCCGCGTCCGCGCATCCCTCGTTCCAACATCGGCACAGATAGGGCGAGTAGGCGTGGATCTGGCCGTAGCGGCGGGAGCCGGTTCCGCGGGAGCCATCGTCAGGAGTGGCGGCGTGTGCGTAGCGGCGCACGGTCTTGAGGTCGAAACCGAGGGTCTTGGCAATGACGTCGATCTGCACGCCCTTGTCGTAGAGGGTATGCACCGCGGCATGGCGCTCGCGTCGCTTGATCGCGCGCAGCCCTTCCATGGGCTCCCCCGCGTCGTCGGCTGCCGCGCCGGCCTCCACGTCGGCGGTGTCGGCGGTCATGTCTTCGGTGGGCTCGACGGTAGTCATCCCGAGCCCCTGTCGGTCCCGCCCCGTGGCCGGAAAATCTGCAAGCTGGATGAGGCGGGCAAAGCCGGTGCGGATTCAGGCGGTTGCCGCGGCCAGGGGCTGTGCGGCGGCGGTGAGGGCGGCGGTGTAGCGGCGCAGCAGGAGGATCGCTGTGGCTGCGAGGCCGGTGAGGAGGCCGAGCCAGATGCCGACGGTTTCCAGGCCCAAGGCGTAGGCGAGGAGCCAGGCGGCAGGGAGTCCGACGATCCAGTAGCCGATGACGGTGATGCGGAAGCCGCTCTTGGTGTCGTGGAGTCCGCGCAGGAGTCCGACGCCGATGTTCTGGGCGCAGTCGAAGAACTGCAGGAATGTGGTGACGACCAGGAGGTGGGCGGCGATGGTAAGGGCGCGATCGGAGCCGGATTCGAGGAAGGGGGCCAGCGCGAGCCGGGGCAGGGTGAGGTAGAGGATGCCGACGCAGGTCATGACCGCGGCGGCGCAGGCGAGTGCGGTGTTCTTGATGCGGCGGGCGGCGTCGTGGTGGCCGAGTTCGAGTTCGCGGCTGACGTTGATCGACGCCGCGTGGGACAGGCCGACGGCGACCTGGAAGACGATGTAGACGAGCTGGTTGACGGCGGTGTGGGCGGCCAGTGCGTCGGGGCCGAAGGAGCCGGCCATCAGGGCGGTGACGGAGAAGAAGCCGGCCTCGGAGCCGTAGGTGAGGGCGATCGGGACGCCAAGGCCGAGGAGGCGCTTGAGCACGGCCAGGTCGGTGCGGGTGATGTCGAGGCTGAGGAGCGGGGCGAGTGTGCTGTCCTGCCGCGCGGCGGCGTACAGGGCGAGGAAGGTCAGCAGGTAGACGGTCGAGGTGGCGATGCCGACGCCGGTCAACCCGAGGCGTGGCAGGCCGAAGGTACCGTGGATGAGAATCCAGTTCAGGCCCGCGTTGACGGCGATGGACGCGAGGGTGATCTGGAGCAGGGCCTGGGGGCGGCGCATGCCGACGGTGAACTGGCGGATGGCCTGGAACCAGAGACAGGGCAGCAGGCCGGGGGCGAGCGCGTACAGCATGTGCTGGGTGAGGCCGACGACGTCCGGGTTCTGGCCGAGCCACGTCAGCAACTGCCCGATGAGGATCATCACTACGGCGCCGACGGTCCCGGCGAGGGTGGCGACGGACAGGCTCGCCCGGACCACGGCCCGCACCTCGTCGGGTGCCGGGTGTGCCGGCTCCTGCGCGTCGTCCGTGCTCTGGGCCGCCGCTTGTTCGGCGCGGGCGGCGGCTGCGGCGACCTGGTTGCCGACGGAGGTGACGAGGCCGACGCCCATGGTGCGGATCTGGTTGAAGATCACGATGGCGAGGCCGCCGGCGGCGAGTTCGGTGGTGCCGAGCAGTCCCATCATCACCGTGTCGGTGGTCGTGAGGGCGACCTGGGCGAGCTGGGTGAGGATGAGCGGGACCGCGAGCACGCTCAGGGCACGGCTGTCGCGGAGGAGGGTGGTCAGCATGTGGTCTACCGGTTCTTGCGGAGTTTGATGAGGAGTTCGTCGACTTCCCGCTCGGTGTCGGGGCTCAGGAGGTCTCGTTCGCTCATCCAGTCGTCGTTGAAGACGGTGTCCATGTACTTCTCCCCACCGTCGTTGACGAGGGCGACCATAGTCGTCCCCGGTGGCAGTCCGGGCAGGCGGGTCAGGGCCTCGTGGACGACGCCGCCGGCCGAGCCACCGATCAGCAGACCGGTGCGGGCGACGGCCCGGCAGGTCGCGAACGCCTCGACGTCGCCGACCTTGACGCCTTCGTCGATCAGGTCGAAGTCGACCAGGGCGCCGATCTCGGCACCCTCGGGGGTGCCGGTGCCGGACTGGTAGTAGTCGTGGGCAGGGCCGCCGAAGGCGATCGAGCCCTTGGGTTCCACGCCGATGACGGTGACGCCGGACATGAGCTTGCCCAACTCCCGTGCGGTGCCGCACAGTCCGCCGCCGGTGCCGACCGCGCCGATCAGTACGTCGATCCGGCCGTCGAGAGCTCGGTGGAGTTCGTGGGCCACGGGGAAGTAGCCGACGCCGTTGGCGGGGTTGTTGTGCTGTTCGGTGAAGATGGTGTTGTCCTGGCCGCGCGCCATGTCCGCGGCGAGTTCCTCGCGGGCGGCGGTGGCGAGTTCCTCGGTGCTGTCGTCGACGACGTAGACGAGTTCGGCGCCCAGGGCCTTCATGGCGCGGAGTTTGTCGGCGGCGGCGTGGTGGTCGACGACGGCGGTGAAGGTGTAGCCGCGTTCGGCGGCGATCACCGACAGCCCGAGGCCGGTGTTGCCGGACGTGGACTCGATGATCCTGCCGTCGGCGCGCAGGTCGCCGGCGGCTTCGGCGGCGTCGACCATGGCGCGGGCCATGCGGATCTTCGCAGTGCCGGTGGGATTGAACATCTCCAGCTTCAGCAGCAGGCGGCTGCCGGTCTCGGTGGTGGCGAGTTCGAGAAGAGGTGTGTAACCGATGAGGTCGGATATGCGGGAGACCACGGCGGGGCGCTGAAGGGCTCCGGGCATCGAATGCTCCTGTGGGGGCGGCGAGCGGGTACAGGGGTCAGGTGAAGTGGCGGTCCAGGCGCCAGCGGGGCCGTGGGCGGTCGGTCCGGTCGATGACGACCTTCGGGGGCAGGGGGAGGTCGTGGAAGGGGGACTCGTTGGAGTCCATCTGGTAGCCGGCTGTGTTCGGGTACAGCAGCAGGTCGCCGGGGCGGGGGCGGCGGGGGAAAGGGATCTTGCGCCAGGTGAGCATGTCCGATTCCAGGCAGGTGGCGGCGCCGACGCTCGCCGGGAACGTTCCGGCGGGCGCGTCCGCGTCCTGTGGAATCAGCAGGGGGTCCGGCAGGTACTCGCTGTTGAACCACTGCTCGGACAGGCTCAGACTGGTGCCGTCGACGGTCACGAGCTGGTAGCCGTCGCGGTCCTTGACGCCTTGAACGGTGAAGACCGTGGCTCCGGCCCGGTCGAGGAGGGCCCGGCCGGGTTCGAGGAGCAGTTCCACCCCGGCGTCGCGCAGGACGTCGGCCAGGGTGCTGCCGGTGTTCTCGGGCCGCGTCGCCAGAAGCGCGGCCAGTGCCTGCGCCCCCGCGAGTGGAGAGTGATACGGGTAGAAGTCCTCGGTCCGGAACGTCTTTCCGGCGTGGTAGTCGGCCGGGCGCTGCGTGGCGAGGAAGGTGTGCCAGCTGTCGGCGTCGGTGTAGCTGATGGGCAGACCGCCGCCAATACTGATCCTCCCGGCCTCCAGCCCCTTGACGCGGGCGGCGAGGCACAGAGCGGCGAGGTGGGCGGCGCGGTCGGCGCGGGGCTGGAGGGCGTAGCCGGACAGGTGGAAGCTGAAGCCCTCCATCCGCAGCGCGTCGCCCGCCCGCACACAGCGGGCCACGGCGGTGGTCAGCTCCTGCTCGGTCATGCCGAACCGGGAGTGCGGCTGGGCGGGAGGCAGGACGCGCAGCAGGACCCGGGCGGGGCGCACCCGCCCGCTCAGCGCGATGGTGATGACCGCGTCCAGCTCGTCGAGCGCGTCGACGGCGACGAGCGCGCCGTGCTGAACGGCCAGGCACAGCAGGCGAGGATCCTTCGCGGGCCCGGTCACCACGAGGTGCTCGCCCCGTACGCCGTGGCCGAGTGCCTCGCGCAGTTCCCCGGCGGACGCGACGTCCACTCCGGCGCCCAGGGCAGCGGCGCGTTCGGCGAAGACGGCCGCCTTGTTGGCCTTCTTCGCGAAGTACACGAAGCCGTCCACCCCGGCCGCGGCCAGGACTTCCCGCATGCCGTGCACGTTGGCGTCGAAGGCGTCGGGCAGCAGGAAGTGGAAGGGGCCGCCGAAAGCGTAGGCGAGTTCGGGCAGCAGGCCACTGGCCACGACCGCGTCGGTGGCCGGGTCGGGCAGTGCGGGAAGGGTGGGGCGGGCGTCGGTGGTGGTCACTGCCACAGCGGCACCTCGGTGCCCAGCCCCTGGGCGAGGGCCAGTTGGGCGAAGCGGTGGCCGAGCGCGATGTCGGTGACGACGAGACCGCTGTTGTAGGCGAAGATCCGCTCGGTCCCGCTGAACCGCCCGGCGGTGATACCGGCGATCACGGCGGGGAACTCGGCGTCGACGGCTGGGAATTTGCCGTCGGCGTCGGCCATGTCGGTCCCGGTGACGTGCATCTGGGCTTCGCTGGTGGCGATGACGCGGTCGGCCCGGTGCAACGTGGAGGGGGCCAGCCCGTGTCCGACGAGGACGGAGAGCGCGCCCGGCTTGAGCCAGCCCGCCTCGACGGCGGCCGGGGTATGGGCACCGGCCGTGGCGACGACGATGTGGGCGTCCGCGGCGGCGTCCCGCACATCGGTGACGATCTCGACGTCCCGGTCGGGGAAGTGGGCGCGCAGTTGCTCGCGGACGGCGGTGATGCCTTCGGGGTGGGTGCCGTACACCATCAGCCGGTCCAGGGAGGGGATCGTGGTGAGCAGGAACGGCAGGGCCAGGCGCCCTTGGGTGCCGGTGCCGATGACCAGGGCGGAGCGGGCGCCGGGGGCGGCGCACTCGCGGGCGAGGAGGGCGGAGACGGCCGGGGTGCGCAGGGAGCCGATGCGGGAGCAGTCCATCATCGCCACCGGCAGCCCGGTGTTGTCGTCGTAGAGCGTCAGGGCGGTGTAGTAGTGCTGTTCCTCGCGGCCCTTGTCCAGGCCGTGCTTGTACGACGTCTTGATGGCGACGACGTTGCGGGAGCCGTCGCGGCCGAGCATCGCGTAGGAGACGGAGTGTCCGTCCTCGGGCTTGACGGTGAGTTTGCGGGGGTTGTCGGACAGGCCGGTGTGCAGGGTGCGGTAGGCGCTTTCCACCGTCTCCACCACGTCGGCCAGGGATATCTCGATCCCGGCGAGGTCGCTGGTGGACAGGATCCGCAGGTACTTGTCGTCGCCGGATACTCCGGATACTGGGGTGCCGGCGGGGGCGGCCGAGGTGTCGGTCATGGGTTATTCCTCCCGTGGGGGGCGAGTGTTCAGCTCGCGTACGCTTCGAGGGCGGCCTGGCCGTATCCGTGCTCGGACGCTTCGGCCGGCGGGCGGGTGCGCCGGCCGGGGACGCGGACGGAGGCCCGCTTGAGCCAGCGGTCGGTGCCGTCGTAGCGGGCCCGGAAGGGGACCCGGCCGTGCACGACGAGGTCGTTGTCGACGACGAGCACCTCGCCGGGGCTGAGGCTGACGGCGACGGAGACGCGGGCGAGTTCGTCCGAGAGGCGCCCGTACGCCGCCCGGTACGCGTCGTCGGCGTCGTCGTCGAGGGGGGTGTAGGCGGGGTCGTAGCGCAGGGTCATGCCCTCGTCGGTGGCGAACAACGCGGGCACGGCGGGCGGGGCGTCGCCGGTGAAGTGCTGGGCGGCCTCGTAGGCGTCGTCGGGGAGGATCGGCACGACCGCGCGGGTGAGCTGGGCGACGTCGGTGTCCGCGAGGCGGGTCTTGCGGACGCTGGCGGCGGTGGTGGCGATGTGGTCGTGGTTGCGCATGCAGCCGAGCATCAGCAGGTGGGCCCGGCCGGGGTGGAAGGCATCCTCGGTGTGCGGGCTGAGCAGCACGGTGGACGAGGCGCCGGTCTGCTCGGTCTCGTGACCTGGGGAGGGGACGATGTTGTGCACGAAGCGGCCGTCCTGCTGGCCCTCCCAGGCGATCGGGTTGCCCATCACGGTGGCGAGCAGCAGCAGGGCTATGTCGTAGAGGGCGCCGCTGTCGCCGGCGGCGGCCCAGCCGGCGGGGGTGGGGCCGATCTCGGTGTCGTCGACGTCGAGGCCGCGCAGGACGAACAGCCCGTCCGCGGTGTCGACCGGGCGGCAGTGGTGCCGCAACGTTTCGCTGAAGCCTCCTGCGACTTCCCTTACCCGGGCCAGGAGTTGGGGGCTGGTGGCGGACGTACCGAACTCGGCGAGCAGTTTTCCGGCTGCCTCACGGAGTTCGCCCACGGTGTGGGCATCGAGCTGTCGGACAGGTGCGGCTGCCGTGCTCATGACGAAGAAGTCCGTTTCCGTCGGAAGGTAATGGGGGTATCGGATTCCGGGCGCGGCCATGCAGCCCCGACCTGAAGGCATGCAACAGGCCGCGAAAGAAGCGCTGTTGGGGCGAAACGCGCACTGCGGAACCTCGGTGCGCCATGACGCTAGCATCTAATTTAGGTTAGGCAAACCTAACTCATGAGTCACTTGATCCGGAGAGCGCACCCCCCGCAACAGGCTTCCCCTTGCGAAGGCGGTCGTTATTAGGATAGGCAAACCTAAGCAACCTGTGCCCTTCCTTGGATCGAGGACGACGTACGTGAACATCAACAGGCGCCAAGTGCTCTGGGCCGGCGGGGCATTGGGCGCGACGGCCCTGCTCGCCGCCTGCTCCTCCAGCGACGGCGGCACCTCCTCCGACCCGGCGGCGGGCGGCGGCACGCCCAAGAACGGCGGCATCCTGCGGGTGGGCGCGCTGGGCCGGGCGAGCGCCATCACCCGTGACCCGCACGGCACCCAGGCCAACGAGAGCGACTACCTGATCATCGCCCTCGTCTACGACACGCTGACCGCCCCCGGCGCCAAGTCCAACACCGTTGCCCGCCTGGCCAGTTCATGGGAGTCGTCGACGGACCTGAAGACCTGGAAGTTCAAGATCGCCAAGGGGGCGGTGTTCCACGACGGCACCCCGGTGACCGCCGAGGACGTCGTCTGGTCGCTCAAGCGGCTGCGCAACACCCCCGCCGGCGCGGCCCGGCTGCCCGGGATCAAGGCGGAGAACATCACCGCCGAGGCCACCGACACCGTCGTCATCGTCTCCGACTACGCCAACGCCGAATTCCCGGTCCTGACCCGCTTCACCACCTTCATCCTGAAGAGGGGCACCAAGGACTCCGAGATCGCCAAGGCGCCGGGCACCGGCCCGTTCAAGCTGGACTGGTACCGCGGCGGCAACGCCCGACTGGTGAAGAACGACAAGTGGTACGGCCCGGCCGTGCACCTCGACGCCATCGAGGTCACCCTGTTCGAAACCCCGCAGGCCATGGCCAACGCGCTGCTGGCCGGGCAGATCGACCTCGCCTCCAACGCGGGCGCGGTCGCCGCCCGCACCGCCCAGACCCGCAAGGACATCCAGATCCTGCGCCGCCCCAACGACATGGCGATGCCCATCGTCATGCGCACCGCGAAAGGCAGCCCGTTCGCGGACGAGCGGGTGCGCGAGGCGATGCGTCTGGTCGTCGACCGGGAGGCGATGGTCAAGCAGGTCCTGTCCGGTTACGGCACCGTAGCCAACGACATCCTCGGCACCGGCGATCCCGCCTACGCCAAGGACATCCCCCAGCGCACCCGGGACCTCGCCAAGGCCAAGTCCCTGCTGAGGGACGCGGGCTTCGACCTGTCCAAGACCTACGACCTCATCACCACCGACGACATCGCGGGCCTCGCCGACTCCGCGACCCTCTTCGCGGGCCAGGCCCGCGAGGCGGGCATCAGGGTGAACGTCGTCAAGCAGGAGTCCGGCGCGTTCTGGCAGAAGACCTGGAAGGCCGGCGACTTCTACACCACGTACTGGGGCACCAACGACTCGGTCGTCTTCTTCGCCTCCAAGACCATGGTCAGCGACTCCGGGCAGAACGAATCCGGCTGGGCGGACAAGGAGTTCGACGCCGCCTACCGCGAGGTCATCGGCACCAAGGACGAGAAGCAGCGTGCCGTCCACCTCAAGCAGTTGCAGCAGATCGAGTACGACAGCTCCGGCTATCTGCTGTGGGGCATGGCCGACGGCATCGACCTGGCCGCCGCCAAGGTGCACAACCTGCCCAGGCTCGCCGGCTACGGACGCGTCCAGCTCGAAGGCGTGTGGCTGAGTTGAGCCCTCTCGCCAAGGCCGGTGCGGTAGCCGCTCCCCCGGCGGGCACGGCCACCACGCCACGTCGCCCGCGCCATCCGGCGCTGCGGGTGGCCGGGGCGGTCGGTCGCCGGGCACTGATGCTGGTCGTCCTGCTGGCCGTGGTGTTCGCGGCCGTCGAGTTGCTGCCCGGGGACGCGGCCAGTGCCACCTCCGAGCGCGGCGCCACCGCCGCCGACATCGCCGCCCGTCGGCACCAGCTGGGCCTGGACCGGCCGGTGTGGGAACGCTTTTGGGACTGGATGACCGCCCTGCCGACGGGTGATCTGGGCACCTCCGCCCAGGGCCAGAAGGTGACCAGCCTGCTCGCGGACCCGCTGCCCAACACCCTGGTCCTGGGCCTGAGCGCGTTCGTCCTCACGACGGTGCTCGCCCTGCTGCTGGGCTGCTGGGCCGCCGCCCGACCGGGCCGGCTCACCGACCGCCTGATCGGCCACGCCGCGACGGCCGCGTTCGCCGTGCCCGAGTTCGTGATCTCCGTGGTCCTGC contains:
- a CDS encoding Y4yA family PLP-dependent enzyme gives rise to the protein MAVTTTDARPTLPALPDPATDAVVASGLLPELAYAFGGPFHFLLPDAFDANVHGMREVLAAAGVDGFVYFAKKANKAAVFAERAAALGAGVDVASAGELREALGHGVRGEHLVVTGPAKDPRLLCLAVQHGALVAVDALDELDAVITIALSGRVRPARVLLRVLPPAQPHSRFGMTEQELTTAVARCVRAGDALRMEGFSFHLSGYALQPRADRAAHLAALCLAARVKGLEAGRISIGGGLPISYTDADSWHTFLATQRPADYHAGKTFRTEDFYPYHSPLAGAQALAALLATRPENTGSTLADVLRDAGVELLLEPGRALLDRAGATVFTVQGVKDRDGYQLVTVDGTSLSLSEQWFNSEYLPDPLLIPQDADAPAGTFPASVGAATCLESDMLTWRKIPFPRRPRPGDLLLYPNTAGYQMDSNESPFHDLPLPPKVVIDRTDRPRPRWRLDRHFT
- a CDS encoding ornithine cyclodeaminase family protein, giving the protein MTDTSAAPAGTPVSGVSGDDKYLRILSTSDLAGIEISLADVVETVESAYRTLHTGLSDNPRKLTVKPEDGHSVSYAMLGRDGSRNVVAIKTSYKHGLDKGREEQHYYTALTLYDDNTGLPVAMMDCSRIGSLRTPAVSALLARECAAPGARSALVIGTGTQGRLALPFLLTTIPSLDRLMVYGTHPEGITAVREQLRAHFPDRDVEIVTDVRDAAADAHIVVATAGAHTPAAVEAGWLKPGALSVLVGHGLAPSTLHRADRVIATSEAQMHVTGTDMADADGKFPAVDAEFPAVIAGITAGRFSGTERIFAYNSGLVVTDIALGHRFAQLALAQGLGTEVPLWQ
- a CDS encoding ABC transporter substrate-binding protein, with the translated sequence MNINRRQVLWAGGALGATALLAACSSSDGGTSSDPAAGGGTPKNGGILRVGALGRASAITRDPHGTQANESDYLIIALVYDTLTAPGAKSNTVARLASSWESSTDLKTWKFKIAKGAVFHDGTPVTAEDVVWSLKRLRNTPAGAARLPGIKAENITAEATDTVVIVSDYANAEFPVLTRFTTFILKRGTKDSEIAKAPGTGPFKLDWYRGGNARLVKNDKWYGPAVHLDAIEVTLFETPQAMANALLAGQIDLASNAGAVAARTAQTRKDIQILRRPNDMAMPIVMRTAKGSPFADERVREAMRLVVDREAMVKQVLSGYGTVANDILGTGDPAYAKDIPQRTRDLAKAKSLLRDAGFDLSKTYDLITTDDIAGLADSATLFAGQAREAGIRVNVVKQESGAFWQKTWKAGDFYTTYWGTNDSVVFFASKTMVSDSGQNESGWADKEFDAAYREVIGTKDEKQRAVHLKQLQQIEYDSSGYLLWGMADGIDLAAAKVHNLPRLAGYGRVQLEGVWLS
- a CDS encoding MerR family transcriptional regulator, translated to MLIGQLARRTGTSERRLRYYERVGLLTPRRQVNGYRDYDDDAEQTVAQVRDALLAAGLPTHVIRQVLPCALADGSLRPCPGVVDTLRSQLARLDQRADELARARQTLQQAIALAERAG
- a CDS encoding TauD/TfdA family dioxygenase, with translation MSTAAAPVRQLDAHTVGELREAAGKLLAEFGTSATSPQLLARVREVAGGFSETLRHHCRPVDTADGLFVLRGLDVDDTEIGPTPAGWAAAGDSGALYDIALLLLATVMGNPIAWEGQQDGRFVHNIVPSPGHETEQTGASSTVLLSPHTEDAFHPGRAHLLMLGCMRNHDHIATTAASVRKTRLADTDVAQLTRAVVPILPDDAYEAAQHFTGDAPPAVPALFATDEGMTLRYDPAYTPLDDDADDAYRAAYGRLSDELARVSVAVSLSPGEVLVVDNDLVVHGRVPFRARYDGTDRWLKRASVRVPGRRTRPPAEASEHGYGQAALEAYAS
- a CDS encoding cysteine synthase family protein, yielding MPGALQRPAVVSRISDLIGYTPLLELATTETGSRLLLKLEMFNPTGTAKIRMARAMVDAAEAAGDLRADGRIIESTSGNTGLGLSVIAAERGYTFTAVVDHHAAADKLRAMKALGAELVYVVDDSTEELATAAREELAADMARGQDNTIFTEQHNNPANGVGYFPVAHELHRALDGRIDVLIGAVGTGGGLCGTARELGKLMSGVTVIGVEPKGSIAFGGPAHDYYQSGTGTPEGAEIGALVDFDLIDEGVKVGDVEAFATCRAVARTGLLIGGSAGGVVHEALTRLPGLPPGTTMVALVNDGGEKYMDTVFNDDWMSERDLLSPDTEREVDELLIKLRKNR
- a CDS encoding MATE family efflux transporter — its product is MLTTLLRDSRALSVLAVPLILTQLAQVALTTTDTVMMGLLGTTELAAGGLAIVIFNQIRTMGVGLVTSVGNQVAAAAARAEQAAAQSTDDAQEPAHPAPDEVRAVVRASLSVATLAGTVGAVVMILIGQLLTWLGQNPDVVGLTQHMLYALAPGLLPCLWFQAIRQFTVGMRRPQALLQITLASIAVNAGLNWILIHGTFGLPRLGLTGVGIATSTVYLLTFLALYAAARQDSTLAPLLSLDITRTDLAVLKRLLGLGVPIALTYGSEAGFFSVTALMAGSFGPDALAAHTAVNQLVYIVFQVAVGLSHAASINVSRELELGHHDAARRIKNTALACAAAVMTCVGILYLTLPRLALAPFLESGSDRALTIAAHLLVVTTFLQFFDCAQNIGVGLLRGLHDTKSGFRITVIGYWIVGLPAAWLLAYALGLETVGIWLGLLTGLAATAILLLRRYTAALTAAAQPLAAATA
- a CDS encoding ABC transporter permease, coding for MSPLAKAGAVAAPPAGTATTPRRPRHPALRVAGAVGRRALMLVVLLAVVFAAVELLPGDAASATSERGATAADIAARRHQLGLDRPVWERFWDWMTALPTGDLGTSAQGQKVTSLLADPLPNTLVLGLSAFVLTTVLALLLGCWAAARPGRLTDRLIGHAATAAFAVPEFVISVVLLLVLSLWTGWLPAVTVTGSDGKPADWTMLIMPVIALVIPQTGWNVRIVRGALADQAATPHVEAAHLDGLPVHRVLLRHQLPGAVPAIATGFATSTGMLLGGAVVVETLFNYPGIGNLLAGAVASRDTPLIAGVVACAGAVISLVLLTADLIREATLGERA
- a CDS encoding transposase; protein product: MMTERRGSELESWLTRAENTGLKPLQCLARGLRQDFDAVTAGLTLEWNSGKVEGSVNRVKRIKRDGCGRVGFDLLRRQILFAD